The genome window TTGGACCGTGGCTTAAGCACTGCacatcagtttgcacatgctcttCGTCACATTTGGCCCTTAAACTGCCCACTGTTCCCTGGTTTCCTCTTCTTGGGCGTCTCCTGCCAGATAATCAGGAACACCTGGGTTTCCTATCATCGAGTTTGCCCttcactttgggccagatccgcagctggtgtTAACTAGCCTAGGCCCATGAAAGTCGAAGGAGTTGTGCTGGTTGATACCAGCTTTCAGGGTCTGGCCCATATGCACTAATCTTTAGGTTCAAATTGCCATCATCAGGAAGATACTCCACCCACTAAAATTTACTCAGAGCCGATCTTGTGACTGGGGAGGTGAATGGGGACATAGGTACTTTCTGTCAAAATAATGTTTCGTTTTGATTACGTTAAACAACAAGGAAGTCAAGGCTCAGTGAGACAGCATGGCGTCTCCTCTGATACGCTGCACTAACTGTGAGGACAAAATGGCTGCTGAACTCTGACCACCAGTAAAGTTTTCAGACACTTAAAcagagtacacacacacacaaacccccacCAGGCATCAGTGTCATAGCTACGTACATCTCATGTACCTCTAGAACAGCCCATAAAACAGGAAAACAAAGTTCATGAACATTTCAGCATGTCCTAGATGTTTACACGTCTGAAATGGACCCATTTGTCCTGACATTTTTAAGACATCCTTTTTGAAATCATGATCAACATTTTGCCAAAACCACGTACTCATAACATTAGGACTCCATGGATCCAAATACCAATCCGCAGTTTTCAGAAGGCTTTCGGACAATTTCAGATGAAGTTTCACAATCTCTCTAGGTCCTTTTATGTCCCACATCACCACAGAATCTGAGTGCCTCAAAATCCTGAAGTGACTTTACCCTCCAAAAACCTCTGTGGTGTAGGGATGTATGATCTCCATCTGACAGCTGGGGAATGGAAGTACAGGGTAGATTCAGAGAAGCatggattttaaagccagaaggaaccattatgataatctaaactgacctgcacagcacaggccccatgacttgtccaaggtcatgggAAGTTTCTGGCTGGGTTGAGAACTGAACCCAGGGCTTCTGAGCCCCAAACCAACCTTCTTCCACCACTCCAATGTGGCACAAAAGTTTCTAAAATTCATGACACAGCTTGACATATTCTTTGTAGTTTTAAATGGTGTCAGCTCATCCAAACACCCCACTTCTAGGAGGATAGTGTCAATGAATGCTGGTCACAGAATAATAAACAGACACTGAATTCTGCTGGAGTCAACACCTAGATTTATTGACTGAGACAAACTTAATCGACCTAGGCTTCACCTCGCTCAATATGTATCTGGAGAGACAATAAATCTTGACGCCGACCTAAACTGAAAGTTAATATAGGTGCACTGTAACATACTTTCCATTCCCACAAGTGATATGGATTTCAATATAGTTTCATTCTAAATTATCAACTGGGCACAGCTTACTAATGCATGTGGGAaatgcagagctgggaacacGATGGCTGTGTTTGTTCACTGTAATCCCATTGTcagtgcaggcagggccggctccaggcaccagcccaccaagcttgtgctttgggcggcacctggaggggggcagcgcggtgcagtgctccggctgccggggagagcggagccccggccaggcactccgccctcctcccagggctccagctgccccccccccggcgccctccccccggctgccggggagagcggagccccggccagggctcgccgccctccccgcggcgctctagCCTCCGGGGAgaacggagccccagccgggcactccgccctcctcccagggctccagctgccctcccccccggcgccctcccccccggccgccggggagagcggagccccagccgggcactccgcccctccccccggcgctctggccgccggggagaatggagccccggccgggcactccgccctgctcccagggctccggctgccctcccccccggcgccctccccccagccgccggggagagcggagcctcagccagggcttgccgccctccccccggcactctggccgccggggagagcggagccccggccgggcactctgcccctccccccggcgctctggccaccggggagaacggagccccagccgggcactccgccctcctcccagggctccggctgccctccccccagcgctctggccgccggggaagGCGGATCCCTGGccggggcttgccgccctccccccggggctccggccgccccccccccctcgccgtCCCCTGCCGCGCTcggggcggggcggccggaggcttttttgcctggggcggcaaaaaagccagagccggccctgagtgcagggTAGCTGTGTTTTGAACGATGCATTTTTACAGACAGCCGACTATCAGGCATTGGTCTGCAGCAGGACCATTTCATGCACAATGATGTCATTCTTGTTGGGAGAGTTCGTTGAGTCCCTTGTGAATACCCACTGGATATCTGTCCTTACAGAAAAAACAAATGGTGTATTATAATTGTCGCTCGGCCTACATTTCAGTTGGGAGCAATGCTGTCCTGCTAAGCAACAACTGAAAGAAACCTCCAGGAGGTCACATTccactggagattttttttattatgtggGCAGTGACCATCTTGACAATGGTAACAACTAGTTGGCAGATAATTGTAAACACTTTTCTCCAAAAGGGCCAGACCTACACAGGTTTCTTGGTCTCAGTTTCATCCCTGTAATATCTTGGTGTGTTCCCAAGAACAGTCATTATAGCCAGGTGATAAAAAGACTAGTATTTGTGAAGAATGATTGCCTTCATAAAAGCTCCCAACAGAAGTTTCATTCTGCACAGTGGATAATAACTGTCTTGGGCTTGATTCCCAAAGCAGATGCATTTTCCAAGGCTACAAAAGTTACTAAGATCCCTGGCGCCACATTTTTCAAGCGTCACTTACTGGCAGTCACAAAGCTTCTGAGTGTTGAAGTTAAGGCTCCTAGATGATTCTGAATATCATCAGGTTTTTCTACTTCCACAGACCAATTTTTTCTGGACTTCCTCGAGGCTCCTTCTGGCATCTTGGCAATGGGGAGAGGTAGTTGCGTGACCTCAAACAAGAGacttctttaggcacctaagctttttttatatatatctttttcttttccccGTTGCAACTAGGAGAGAGAACTTTTTAAGCCCTCTTCTCTGAGACAAAACCTTCCTGTCCATGACTAGCTGTTTGCATTATGACATGCGATACATCACCACATCATGAGGCATATATTGTCGCCACCTCAGTGCTACATGATATCACCACATGAGACCATATCACAGGGCCCAGCAACATTTTACAGTTTTACCATGTCCTGCAATCAACACAACAGTGTTGTCAACGCTTGGACTGTTGACAGGCTGACAGCCACAACTGTGCGCCTTCCTTACCTTGACCTGATCATTTCTGAGGTCAGGGATAGGTTATGCCGGGCTAATCTACTCTGACCTTCCTGTATTTACTGGCAGAAAACGCACTTTTAAGGGCCCGTTCCCAACCAAGGACAGATACAAAtcacacagaagtcaatgggaatctttccactgacttcaatgggcctcgGAGGTATTGcagttctcccattgacttcaacaagaaCAGGAGCCAGCCCACACTGGCTTTGTGATTAATGAAAAATCCCTTCTACACCAGTCTCCTGGAAATGAGACGTCAGCACAAACGTCTGACCATGTCACAATGTGCTGGCGATCTGGATATCGTCATTTTGGGAGGGTGACtgttttctctctttaaaattcTGTTTAAAGGTTTCCGAAAGAAGCCGTTACATCTCTCCATCTTGAGTGACTTCAGGCCTCAGAACACAGGAGTCaacattttagaaaaacatctcgGTGTTGGGAGTACTGGGTTAGAGATTCCCAGCCCCCTGAGAGTCAGTCTGGGCTTTCGATTCATGTGAATCACATAAGTAAACAGTGATCCAGGGAGAGCTCGATGACAGAAAATGTATGAAATGTGTGTCCCTGCATCATCCTTCtcttctatttccttttcttccttgcCTATGCGaggaggcctgatccaaaacctactgaaatcaataggagtctttccctagacttcagtgggctctggatcaggccctaacagcAGCATGTCAGTGGTAGAGCAGAACACTTGAAAAACGGAGATTATATTCAATTTCGCTGACATTGCTGCTAAGCTGCGGTGAAATTCTCCCCTCTGCAAGAACCTGCTCAAGGGGCCACCAATTAAATCCCATTTAAACCcttaaaataggatttaagtggtgccCTGGATGCAGAGGTGATCCTTATCCATGGAAAGAGACAGGATAGAAAAGGGGGGGTAGGAGGGAGCAGGAGtactctgtgtgagtgtgtgtgtggggggggaaccaATGGAAGGTTGGGGGAGAGAGATCCAACAAGAAAATGGAAATGGGGGAGTGGAGGAGACATAATCAGTGTTGCCGTCTTTCGCAATCTCACTgggagtcttgtgatatttggagttttttcttaaatccccagctcctggagtctggtgattacataagaatctcagctttcatatatatatatatatatatatatatatatatatatatatatatatatatatatatatatatatatattttaaaggaagTCTCTAGCACTTCAAAGTTGTGATCCCCCTCAGGGCTCAGAAACCAGAGGATAAATAAAAAcaccccaaatttattattttttttaaatctcatgatttttaagccaatttcatgacTTTTGCAgacctgattcatgatttttgaacacttgggatcAGCAGCAATGGACAACACATGTCTTTCCCTCTGTAACCATGTAGTCATCCTTCTCCTgcactgcttcccctcccagcacttgttCCTGCCCCCTACTCCTGTCCAGACCTCCTGATCCGCTCTCATAGATCCCCCAACCCATGTATCCATCCCAGTCCCCTTTCCTGGCTGCAAACTCTTACTATCAGTTCTGGTGACAGTACCTGTAGCCTCGCACCATGCTCAATTCCATACGAAATTCAGAGTTGGGGTTTCTCAAGTATTAGCCACTCAAGACAATAACTTGCGGCACTTGCACTGCTCTATGCAGATGGGCGGTGTTTGCATTTGTCATTAGCACCCGGTGCATGTCTCGTAATTCATTTCAGGGAATGCACTTTGGCAGTGCAAAACCAGAATGAGACAGTACAGCACTGAAGGGCGCTGTGAATGTATTGTTCCTACATGATGGATAGGGATCTTATAGGTTTCAACTTATTTTTTATCGTATAAATCCCATATACCAGTGTCATTTCCACTCAGCCCTTCCATCTATTCACCTGATCCAAGCACTTTACCATGTTGTACGTTTCTGCCTTTTTTCCCCTGGTGCTAGGATTTTCTGAATATAGCAGCCTTTgcttgcttcccttttttacctTTTGAAATTCCTCATTGAATGAAGTTCTCATCATCTCCTACATATTCAGATACCAGTCTCAGCAGCTTGATGACTGTGAAGAtctggagggggggtggggttaggaaggtgagctttttaaaaaaaaagatgggcTTTGATGCTATTTACATGTTAAAAACTTAATTTGATCTTAAATTCATCTCAGTATAAAAGTTACATTAGTAGAGAACACGCTTAATATCCTAGAAAACATGCTGCCTAGCGATGATGAATGCCAAGGTCAGAACACTGGGGCTGGTGTTTTCCAAAGGGCCCGAGGTAGGTAGGCGCCCACCTGCCCCAGAATTTCAATGCACTTTAGGCTCTGTCGAAACGCCGAGCCAGGGCCAACGTCATCCCTTACTGAAGTTCATGGTGTTACATCAATGATGAATCTGAACCATTACCTATTGAATGAAGCCAGGTGTGCTTCTACTCAGAGTACAGTAGGTCTGGGTCCACTGAACACAGTTATTGCACTGGATCAGATGACTGCTCCAGCCTGCCCTTTAGCAGTGGCTAGTATCCTCCACTTCGGATACAGAAAAAAATCCTCCTTTTCTTATAGTTTCCTACATGCTGCTTCCAGCCCACTCCTATGCAGCACATCTTCAGCTAGGAACTCACTTTCTGCAGAGCACAGGAACGGACAGTCCCTCGCCCTATTCCCGTGCCTCTAAATATTGTTTTCCAAGCAGTTGGGGGTGACCGTTCTCAGCGGAACTACCATTTACCCCCTGGCTGTTGGGATTTGGGATTTCAGGACAGTAAGCACGGACGTTAAATGCCTGAGTGCTTAGTGGCAGAAGCTTCTGGCTGCTGGTGTCAAAAGAGGTTAAATAAGCATATTAACTAGATCCAGTCTGACATATCATGTTTACGGATAGGATGTTTGCCATGTTCTTTGATGACTTCAATAAGAGATTCTTTAAAGCTGAAGCCTCCACTTGGGAAATATATTTTCCAGCAGTTGTTCCAAACCGAAGAGTGCTTCATAGGCCTTTTGTCAATATGATTTTATGGTTTGTTTACAAATGGTTAAATGGCTATTGAATTTCTCTCACTGCCCTATCAAATCCCTCTTCAGCACCCACCCCTGCCACCAACTAAAAGTAATGACAAGGTAGACGGTAGTCGGGACTTCTGCTATTTCTCAGATGTGTTTACTTATAGCTCATCattgataaagaaaaaaaattggtttttttttttaagtaaaatgtAACGGACTCAAACCCACGTGGACAGTCCCAGCGGCGTGCCTGGCACTTTGCACTCCAGGCTGAGCGAGGGGCTGCCTGGCGCTGTGCTGTCTGAGGAGCCGGGCCAGGACCAGACTGTGACTTCGGGTGTGTCGGCTCTGCAAGCAGAGGGGTGGCTGCAGCACACGGAGCCATTCCGAGCTAGCTTGGagctagctagctcaggtaccaaCAGCAGCCCCGGCCACTCGGGTGGCAGCtcaggctgtacaagcccacccagGACAGTGGGTGTGCACTCAAGCAGCTACTGCACCTTCATTGCTAttgctagatcaaagctagctccaGTAAGTCTCCACGTGCCACCATCAGACCTCTGACGGCAGTGCAGACTtgcccttagggtatgtctatgctgcaactaaaaacctgcggctggcccggAACAGCTGACTGCCGGTCGTCGGGACTCGGGCTAAGGGATCAttgtattgcagtgtagacgtccaGGCTTGGTCTGGAGCCCaggccctgtgaggtgggagggtcccagagcttgggctccagcccaagccccaattaaacagccccttagcccgcaccctgtgagcctgagtcagctggcaccggCCAACTGCGGGTGTCCAACTGAAATGTAGTCATACCCCCAGACTCCAGAGTCAGCCTCTGCATCCCCTTTGCTCCTtgagggaaggaagcagagtcATTTCTATTGCTGGCACAGGTTACTTCCCCCTCTGCACCGGACCAGCCTGCTAGGGAATGGGCGGGGCCAATGGGAATGGAAGCTACCCTCTCCTTGTGCAGGGGCTGGAGGATGGGAGTAGCTCGTACAGGGGGATAAGGGAATCCTTACTCCCCTGTGTGGGCATGCAGGGTGAGCCCATAGCTGGCCTACATACACACATGTTCTGATTACTGTTTCCCTCAACCTCCCGCCCCCATTGCCTCCAATGGCTTGTTACGCCCACCTGTTGTCTCTGGTCTCGCAAGTTCtccgaggcagggactgtcttttgtgcagcacccagcacaatgggtctCTGATCCCAACTAGAGCATCCAAGCGCTTCTGAAATACATATAGCGAATCATAGCCACCCTTAGACCCACCCTTCAAGGTTATTTTGCTGTAGAGAGACACAACTATTGTTCATCATCCATCATATCCATCACCTGCGACGTCCAAGGAGTTTAACTCTGGCTTACAAGCATTTTCTCTGCACTGAATTACAGTGCATAGCAACGGTGTGGAAATTCTCTCCTGCAAGATGCTCACGTACAGATCGCTTTGCCTGGTAATCCCATCCACATTCCAATCTATTTTATGTTGTGTTAGCAATAAATTGGGCAGCGGAGTTGTTAACCAAGTTTATTAGGACGTTCCCTTGCAGCTAAAGCTATAGTTAAGGCTCTGGTGAGACTTCCATTACTTCCTCTTTTCACATGGTTGTAACTTGCTGAAAAAATTGCTTCTggcagaaatgttccctgcttgGCTCCAAGTCCAAACATGGTGATTGTTTTTTTAACGTTTGAGAAAATCTATTTCCGAGTTGTGGAGAAGTGAATAAAATGGGCTCTTTTGAGCTGTGAAAGGGTTACGATCTTTTTGTTGGTGTTCACGCATAACTCAAAACCAGCTGAAGTGACCCGGATGGGCTCCGAGCCTCACTGAGGACTAGTTTGCAGGCCAAGCTAAGAGATCAAACTTTTCAAACTGGCCATTTTAAAGCAGTTGGATAGCTCATTCTGCACATGAGCTGTGAGAGAAATCACAGTAGTGCTGTGAACGTCTAGAAACTTGCTGGTCCGGAGCCCAAGCTGCAGCCAAAGAGGTACCTCAGGAGGAAAactattgtaagctctttggggcaaggactgtctttttgttctgtgtttgtccagcgcatggcacaatggggtcctggtccgtgtTTGGGGCTCCTAGTTGTGGCCACAGTGcaaatagtaaataaataaataaacaaacaacaggcACCATAATGCAGAAGTTCAGGAGAGGGATGCTATCCTGAAACCTGGGTCTTCTGTGCACCAAACCAGTCCCTCAGTGTCTTTTAGAGCAGCCTGAAGGCTGCCCTAGATTATACTGGCTGCAAATGGCCTCAAGGGACATTCATGACAGTCAGGAATTACTGGGGAATAGAGAAGACCTGGCCACATCCCCTGCAGTAGCTGCAGGATAGCATAGGCGCCACTACGCCAGCTCTATACCACCAGAGGGTGCCCCTTCCCTGGGGTAGGTCTCCCATGGTCAGCTATGCCAGCTTTAGGGGCACTTTATCCCTGTATCCTGGTAGAAAGTAGCCCTAGCCCAGGGGAGAATTTGGGCCatattatttataataataacAGTTATAGAGGTTGATTTTCAGCTTTTGTTTCATTATCAAGTCCTGGATTAGCGCATGCATTTGATTATAATGGAATATGTGCAGTAACACTGATTGCAGTTTGGTTATAGTGGATGTGGGCATTTAACATTAGGTGCATGTTATATGGCTCCTCtgggccctaattcagcaaagcacataagtgtGGTATTGGGGACTCTGCCTTTAAGGGCTAAACTTCCTAGACTGAGACTCTGAGTGGGGCACTGTGAAACTCTTGTTGTTCCGCACGGACAGCTGGAATCAGACACAAAATTAAGGAGGTCACTTGCAAACCCCTTAAGCACTGCGGGATCACTCAACAGCCCGTTAAGCACCCACTTACTTCAatggaatttaagcacatgcttaattctaTGCCAAACAGAGGCCATAAAACAGTTGGGTTTGGAAGAGAAGATGGATCACTGGCCAGGTccactataataataattaatggagatatcccatctcctagaactggaaaggaccttgagtccagcccgctgccttcactagcaggaccaagtactgatttttgccccagatccccaagtggccccctcaaggattgaactcacaaccctgggtttagcaggccaatgctcaaaccactgagctatccctccccctatgacAAGCCCTCAGTTCTTATTTAACAGAGATGTTTCTGTAATACATGGGCTTAGCATGTATGGTCACATGTCCCTCTAGTAGCTGGTTCAAACCATTGTAACAGCTTGCTACATCTTTGTAGCTAAATGAGTTTATctttagctcaaatggtagagACCTAGGACAAACTCCTGGCCCCTTTAAAATCAATggggattttgccattgacttcaatttgtcaatgacttcaatggggccaggatttctcctTGCAGGTTTTGATGTCTGAGTTTATGTGCCCAGTTACTGTTCTAGTTAATTAATACTTTGTTACATTTTCAGAGTAAGTCGCTTATAATTTCTGATCTTTGCAATTTTTCCCATTTATAGATATCCATGCAATTATACATATCTGTTCATAAAACAACACTGCTCAGAGCAAACAAAGCAGAAACCTGGTTTTGCTAATTTAAATGCTTTTCCTattgactaaggcctggtctacactaggcgtttatgtcgaagttagcgccgttaaatcgaattaaccctgcacccgtccacactgcgatgctatttagttcgacatagaggtctctttaattcgacttctgtactcctccccgacgaggggagtagcgctaaattcgacatggccatgtcgaattaggctaggtgtggatggaaatcgacgctaatagctccgggagctatcccacagtgcaccactctgttgacgctctggacagcagtgcgagctcggatgctctgaccagccacacaggaaaagccccgggaaaatttgaatttgaattccttttcctgtctggccagtttgaatctcatttcctgtctggacatcgtggcgagcacagcagcactggcaacgatgcagagctctccagcagtgatggccgtgcagtctgggaatagaaagagagccccagcatggactgatcgtgaagtcttggatctcatcgctgtgtggggcgatgagtccgtgctttccgagctgcgatccaaaagaaggaatgcaaagatctacgagaagatctctaaagacatggcagagagaggatacagccgggatgcaacgcagtgccgcgtgaaaatcaaggagctgagacaaggctaccagaagaccaaagaggcaaacggacgctccggatcccatccccagacatcccgtttctacgaggcactgcattccatcctcggtgctgccgccaccactaccccaccagtgaccgtggactctgaggatgggatactgtccacggccggttcctcagacatgttaggggacggggaagatgaggaaggagatgaggagggcgaggcagttggcagctctcacaacgctgatttccccgacagccaggatctcttcatcacccttacagagatcccctacgaagcgtccccagccgttaccccggacacagaatctggtgaaggatcagccagtaagtgttgtaaacatctaaacatttatttttaacaaaacaggaatattaacaattaaaagaatgggttgttcatgattagtgtgccctaggcgcttaacggtttagtaaggggcagtgcaagttttgaaaagaaatctagcaatgtccggttttcagtgattgtcctgcacaagccgctctactgtgtattccctgctactgcagctacagtaaaatgcggtctatatgtgcggggatagagcagtaatcctcctgggacatctcgatgaagctctcctggaggtaacttgaaagccgttgcatgaggttcttggggagagcggccttattgggtcctccgaagtacgacacgttgccgcgccacgagattatcaggtactcggggatcattgctctgcacagcagggcggcatacggccctggtctttggaggctttcccggagcattctctctttgtcgctctcggagatcctcatcagggtgatgtcggccatggtgacctgcttttaattaggtaggggaatgttagtgttgggactg of Chrysemys picta bellii isolate R12L10 chromosome 11, ASM1138683v2, whole genome shotgun sequence contains these proteins:
- the LOC135974389 gene encoding uncharacterized protein LOC135974389, which translates into the protein MQSSPAVMAVQSGNRKRAPAWTDREVLDLIAVWGDESVLSELRSKRRNAKIYEKISKDMAERGYSRDATQCRVKIKELRQGYQKTKEANGRSGSHPQTSRFYEALHSILGAAATTTPPVTVDSEDGILSTAGSSDMLGDGEDEEGDEEGEAVGSSHNADFPDSQDLFITLTEIPYEASPAVTPDTESGEGSATPSATVSQPSLESHSQRLARIRRRKKRTREDMFSELMASSQAQAAQQTQWRENLTRMHQANMDREERWRQEDQQATQTLLGLLREQTDTLRRLVDVLQERRQEDRAPLQSISNRPPPPPSPIPTSPKVQRRRGGRVPANSHSTPAESSSSRRLSFPKI